In Spirochaetaceae bacterium, a genomic segment contains:
- a CDS encoding ABC transporter permease: MASYIVRRIFYMFVLLLILSFVSFVIIQLPPGDFLSTLVINMENRGMTIDADTIADLKKRYGLDKPFMGQYLTWLFNLLQGDMGRSFQWDEEVTRLIGERLLLTTTLAISSLILVYLIAVPIGIYSATHQYSFADYTFTVFGFIGLATPNFLLALILMFLTVKLFGWSPGGLFSREYIMADWSLGKVIDLLKHLPVPLIVISTAGTAAIIRILRGSLLDELAKQYVVTARSKGVREQRILFKYPVRIAINPIISSIGGLLPFIVSGEVLVSIVLGLPTIGPLLILALTDQDMYLAGSMVMMLGGLAMIGTLISDLLLVTIDPRIRFGAEARA, translated from the coding sequence ATGGCCAGCTACATCGTACGCCGCATCTTCTACATGTTCGTGCTGCTGCTCATCCTGTCGTTCGTGTCGTTCGTGATCATCCAGCTCCCTCCGGGCGACTTCCTGTCCACCCTGGTCATCAACATGGAGAACCGCGGCATGACCATCGACGCCGACACCATCGCCGACCTCAAGAAGCGCTACGGCCTCGACAAACCCTTCATGGGACAGTACCTGACCTGGCTGTTCAACCTGCTGCAGGGCGACATGGGGAGGTCGTTCCAGTGGGACGAGGAGGTGACCAGGCTGATCGGCGAACGCCTGCTGCTTACCACCACGCTCGCCATCTCCAGCCTGATCCTGGTGTACCTGATCGCCGTGCCGATCGGCATCTACTCGGCTACCCACCAGTACTCGTTCGCCGACTACACGTTCACGGTGTTCGGATTCATCGGTCTGGCCACGCCCAACTTCCTGCTTGCGCTGATCCTGATGTTCCTCACCGTCAAGCTGTTCGGGTGGAGTCCCGGCGGCCTGTTTTCGCGCGAGTACATCATGGCGGATTGGAGCCTCGGCAAGGTCATCGACCTCTTGAAGCACCTGCCCGTGCCGCTGATCGTGATCAGCACGGCCGGCACTGCGGCGATCATCCGGATCCTGCGCGGCTCGCTGCTCGACGAGCTGGCCAAGCAGTACGTGGTGACCGCGCGTTCCAAGGGCGTGCGCGAGCAGCGCATCCTGTTCAAGTATCCGGTGCGCATCGCCATCAATCCGATCATCAGTTCCATCGGCGGACTGCTGCCGTTCATCGTGTCCGGCGAGGTGCTGGTCTCCATCGTGCTCGGCCTGCCGACCATTGGCCCGCTGCTCATACTCGCGCTCACCGATCAGGACATGTACCTGGCCGGCAGCATGGTGATGATGCTCGGCGGCCTGGCCATGATCGGCACCCTGATCTCCGATCTCCTGCTGGTGACCATCGACCCCCGTATCCGCTTCGGCGCGGAGGCACGCGCGTGA
- a CDS encoding nucleoside hydrolase — MTRMIIDCDPGLDDAIALILAHHCAEVVGITTVSGNVPLAATTANALMLTALLDVDTPVYSGAAQPLVAEPTYAPHVHGESGMGDFEPPAHDRTAAGDDAVSYLLDAAAPDVWVVAVGPLTNLALAIERDPEWVKRIAGISVMGGSTAGGNVTAAAEFNIYADPEAAARVFASGADIVMCGLNLTHQVMTSDALVAELRAGGAPLERFAAGVFDFLHGVMADLLGERATALHDPCAVLAATHPELFELTPRAVGVEVAGALTRGMTVVDERPSHLGPPANARVAYRIDAPRTMALVRESLRA; from the coding sequence ATGACGCGCATGATCATCGACTGCGATCCGGGCCTGGACGACGCCATTGCCCTGATCCTGGCCCACCACTGCGCCGAGGTGGTCGGGATCACGACCGTGAGCGGCAACGTGCCGCTGGCGGCCACCACCGCCAACGCGCTGATGCTGACCGCTCTCCTGGACGTCGATACGCCGGTATACAGCGGGGCCGCGCAGCCGCTCGTCGCCGAGCCCACCTATGCGCCGCACGTGCACGGCGAGTCGGGCATGGGCGACTTCGAGCCGCCTGCCCACGACCGCACCGCCGCCGGCGATGACGCCGTCTCCTACCTGTTGGACGCGGCCGCGCCGGACGTGTGGGTGGTCGCCGTGGGGCCGCTGACCAACCTGGCGCTGGCCATCGAGCGCGATCCGGAGTGGGTGAAGCGCATCGCCGGCATCTCGGTCATGGGCGGCAGCACCGCCGGCGGCAACGTGACCGCGGCGGCCGAATTCAACATCTACGCCGATCCGGAAGCGGCGGCACGGGTGTTCGCCTCCGGCGCCGACATCGTCATGTGCGGGCTGAACCTGACCCACCAGGTGATGACCAGCGACGCGCTGGTCGCCGAGCTGCGCGCCGGCGGCGCACCGCTGGAACGGTTCGCCGCCGGGGTGTTCGACTTCCTGCACGGGGTAATGGCGGATCTGCTCGGCGAACGCGCCACGGCGCTGCACGACCCGTGCGCGGTGCTTGCGGCCACCCACCCCGAGCTGTTCGAGCTGACGCCGCGGGCGGTCGGCGTAGAGGTGGCCGGCGCCCTGACCCGCGGCATGACCGTGGTGGACGAGCGCCCGAGCCACCTGGGCCCGCCGGCCAACGCCCGGGTGGCCTACCGCATCGACGCGCCGCGCACGATGGCCCTGGTACGGGAGTCCCTGCGCGCCTGA
- a CDS encoding ABC transporter substrate-binding protein — MFRMFKNCLAIAAAAALALTGTSAFAAAEGEESGGSSGSATGAMPTRFNEAPMLAEMVANGELPPVDERMPAEPMVRPVFDEIGTYGGTLFVYHRDPSPWQDVGDMTEISPRFFRQNFDGTFDSGLIVDYEQSPDYTNLTLHVRPGMRWSDGDPLDAEDFVFAFKDMHLKDGVEMWNFMGAPLKDSQQISEYSFSITWTEPVPNIVTDFAGPAGGAWVGLQPAHYLKKWHIDYGDDAEALAKEEGFDTWEDAFRSHYWWNPSEDLARPTIHPWVLTSSDTVRKVMDRNPYYMVADSAGNQLPYIDQVIGEIVNAETYDLKIVSGEADIAYLFTTFENFSLYKQNEESGDYTVHLVPGLFGSEMGLQPNWNVGDPVKRELIQNRDFRVALSVAINRDEINEVIYFGQGTPRQATVPESFSVYDDAWAQAYAQYDPEMANELLDGIGLTARDRDGFRLAPDGSPLQFTIHHQVIEIGSSRGELLELIKEYWQDVGIRIELRGHEPSFFWELTDTDQFDIAVRAFEKLIQHLAASTESNWAPLWDQWLSEVYAREAGGGSEGDLPGEQPPQWIEEHDRRIYKAQQTPEQSEEYRDLIYQIAEAQADNLFWIGTVGQVPVPVVAKNRVGNVMTSFVPRHVWTGGLSEFADQLYLKDQ, encoded by the coding sequence ATGTTCAGAATGTTCAAGAACTGTTTGGCGATAGCCGCCGCCGCGGCGCTCGCCCTGACCGGCACGTCCGCATTCGCCGCCGCTGAAGGGGAGGAGTCGGGAGGCTCCTCCGGCAGCGCTACCGGCGCCATGCCGACCCGATTCAACGAGGCGCCGATGCTCGCCGAGATGGTGGCGAACGGAGAGTTGCCGCCGGTCGACGAGCGCATGCCTGCCGAGCCGATGGTGCGGCCGGTGTTCGACGAGATCGGCACCTACGGCGGTACGCTGTTCGTGTACCACCGCGATCCGAGCCCGTGGCAGGACGTGGGCGACATGACCGAGATCTCGCCCCGCTTCTTCCGCCAGAACTTCGACGGCACCTTCGACAGCGGCCTGATCGTCGATTACGAGCAATCGCCCGACTATACGAACCTCACTCTGCACGTGCGGCCCGGCATGCGCTGGTCGGACGGCGACCCGCTCGATGCCGAGGACTTCGTGTTCGCCTTCAAGGACATGCACCTGAAGGACGGGGTGGAGATGTGGAACTTCATGGGGGCGCCGTTGAAGGATTCGCAGCAGATCAGCGAGTACAGCTTCTCGATAACCTGGACCGAGCCGGTACCCAACATTGTGACCGACTTCGCCGGACCCGCCGGCGGTGCCTGGGTCGGCCTGCAGCCCGCCCACTACCTGAAGAAGTGGCACATCGACTATGGCGACGACGCCGAGGCGCTGGCCAAGGAGGAGGGGTTCGACACCTGGGAGGACGCGTTCCGCTCCCACTACTGGTGGAATCCCTCCGAGGACCTGGCCCGGCCCACGATCCACCCCTGGGTGCTCACCTCGTCCGACACGGTACGCAAGGTGATGGACCGCAATCCCTACTACATGGTAGCCGACTCGGCCGGCAACCAGCTTCCCTATATCGACCAGGTGATCGGCGAGATCGTCAACGCCGAGACCTACGATCTCAAGATCGTCTCCGGCGAAGCCGACATCGCCTACCTGTTCACCACCTTCGAGAACTTCTCCCTGTACAAGCAGAACGAAGAGTCGGGCGACTACACCGTGCACCTGGTGCCCGGGCTGTTCGGCTCCGAGATGGGACTGCAGCCGAACTGGAACGTGGGCGACCCGGTCAAGCGCGAGCTGATCCAGAACCGCGACTTCCGCGTCGCGCTGTCGGTGGCGATCAACCGCGACGAGATCAACGAGGTGATCTACTTCGGCCAGGGCACGCCGCGCCAGGCTACCGTGCCGGAGAGCTTTTCCGTGTACGACGACGCCTGGGCGCAGGCGTACGCCCAGTACGACCCGGAGATGGCCAACGAGCTGCTCGACGGCATCGGCCTGACCGCGCGCGACCGCGACGGTTTCCGGCTGGCCCCGGACGGCAGCCCGCTGCAGTTCACCATTCACCACCAGGTGATCGAGATCGGCTCCTCGCGCGGCGAGCTGCTGGAGCTGATCAAGGAATACTGGCAGGACGTCGGCATCCGCATCGAGTTGCGCGGCCATGAACCCTCTTTCTTCTGGGAGCTGACCGACACCGACCAGTTCGACATCGCCGTGCGCGCCTTCGAGAAGCTGATCCAGCACCTGGCGGCGAGCACCGAGTCCAACTGGGCGCCGCTGTGGGACCAGTGGCTGAGCGAAGTGTACGCCCGCGAGGCGGGCGGCGGTTCGGAGGGCGACCTGCCGGGCGAGCAGCCGCCACAGTGGATTGAGGAGCATGACCGGCGCATCTACAAGGCGCAGCAGACCCCGGAGCAGAGCGAGGAGTACCGCGACCTGATCTACCAGATCGCCGAGGCGCAGGCCGACAACCTGTTCTGGATCGGCACCGTGGGCCAGGTGCCGGTGCCGGTGGTGGCCAAGAACCGGGTCGGCAACGTGATGACCTCGTTCGTGCCGCGCCACGTGTGGACCGGCGGCCTCAGCGAGTTCGCCGACCAGCTCTACCTGAAGGACCAGTAG
- a CDS encoding ABC transporter permease — protein MSSSRPRDEAPAPTGVARYRIEEPAETATDERSERYYVASSWTLIRRRFLKHRLAVIGSVILLVIYLLAAFAGFFAVADTYQRHPDHLFAPPTRVRLFHDGRLHRPFVYGLIVGRHPETLAPVYEDDREQIFPVRFLVRGHEYRVIGLFPSTLHLLGVDRPGYMFLFGTDSLGRDMFSRVLAGARISLSIGLLGVTISFVLGCLLGGISGYFGGAADMIVQRIIEFLQSLPTIPLWMALAAAVPLNWPPLRIYFMITVILSLVGWTGLARVVRGKILQLRVEDYVMAASVAGAPERSIIFRHLLPGFMSYLVVHITLAVPYMILGETALSFIGIGLRPPVVSWGVMLQQAQNVRTVALHPWLLIPALFVVFTVLCFNFAGDGLRDVADPYKQ, from the coding sequence ATGAGTTCGAGCCGACCGCGGGACGAGGCCCCCGCGCCCACCGGCGTCGCCCGCTACCGGATCGAGGAGCCGGCCGAGACCGCCACCGACGAGCGCAGCGAGCGCTACTACGTGGCGTCGAGTTGGACCCTGATCCGGCGTCGGTTCCTGAAACATCGCCTGGCGGTGATCGGCAGCGTCATCCTGCTGGTCATCTACCTGCTGGCGGCGTTCGCCGGATTCTTCGCGGTCGCGGACACCTACCAGCGGCATCCCGACCACCTGTTCGCGCCGCCCACGAGGGTGCGCCTGTTCCACGACGGCCGGCTGCATCGCCCGTTCGTGTATGGCCTGATCGTGGGCCGCCACCCCGAGACGCTGGCCCCCGTGTACGAGGACGACCGCGAGCAGATCTTTCCGGTGCGGTTCCTGGTGCGCGGCCACGAGTACCGGGTGATCGGCCTGTTCCCGAGCACGCTGCACCTGCTGGGCGTCGACCGGCCCGGTTACATGTTCCTGTTCGGCACCGACAGCCTGGGCCGCGACATGTTCTCGCGGGTGCTGGCCGGGGCGCGCATCTCGCTGTCCATCGGGCTGCTCGGCGTGACCATCAGCTTCGTGCTCGGCTGCCTGCTCGGCGGCATCTCGGGATATTTCGGCGGCGCCGCCGACATGATCGTGCAACGCATCATCGAGTTCCTGCAGTCGCTGCCCACGATCCCGTTGTGGATGGCGCTGGCGGCCGCGGTGCCGCTGAACTGGCCGCCGCTGCGCATCTACTTCATGATTACGGTGATCCTGTCGTTGGTCGGCTGGACCGGGCTGGCGCGGGTGGTGCGCGGCAAGATCCTGCAGTTGCGGGTGGAAGACTACGTCATGGCCGCGTCGGTGGCCGGCGCACCGGAGCGGTCGATCATCTTCCGCCACCTGCTGCCGGGGTTCATGAGCTACCTGGTGGTCCACATCACCCTTGCGGTGCCCTACATGATCCTGGGCGAGACCGCGCTGAGCTTCATCGGCATCGGGCTGCGCCCGCCGGTGGTGAGCTGGGGGGTGATGCTGCAGCAGGCGCAGAACGTGCGCACCGTGGCGCTGCACCCGTGGCTGCTGATTCCGGCGCTGTTCGTGGTATTCACCGTGCTGTGCTTCAACTTCGCCGGCGACGGCCTGCGCGACGTCGCCGACCCCTACAAGCAATAG
- a CDS encoding ABC transporter permease → MVHYLVRRVIYMIILLLVLSLVSFLIIQLPPGDYLSTMIQNMRNLGMTVDDEMIRALEDRYGLDQPVMLQYLKWFGNLLQGDMGRSFQWNEEVTDLILERLALTVTISVASLIFVYVIAVPIGIYSATRPYSVGDYAFTVAGFIGLATPNFLLALILMYLTFTHLGWSVGGLFSREYVLEPWSIGKVIDLLKHLPIPLIVIGTAGTAEIIRILRGSLLDELSKQYVITARAKGLREGIILFKYPVRLALNPIISTIGYLLPAIVAGETLVSIVLSLPTVGPLLLRALQAQDMYLAGSMVMLLSGLAMMGTLVSDLMLVSIDPRIRFENEARA, encoded by the coding sequence ATGGTTCACTACCTCGTGCGCCGTGTCATCTACATGATCATCCTGCTGCTGGTGCTGTCGCTGGTGTCGTTCCTGATCATCCAGCTTCCGCCCGGCGACTACCTCAGCACCATGATCCAGAACATGCGCAACCTGGGGATGACGGTGGACGACGAGATGATCCGCGCCCTGGAGGATCGCTACGGCCTCGACCAGCCGGTGATGCTGCAGTACCTGAAGTGGTTCGGCAACCTGCTGCAGGGTGACATGGGGCGCTCCTTCCAGTGGAACGAGGAGGTCACCGACCTGATCCTGGAGCGGCTTGCGCTGACCGTCACCATCTCGGTCGCGTCGCTGATTTTCGTGTACGTCATCGCGGTGCCGATCGGCATCTATTCGGCTACGCGGCCCTATTCGGTAGGCGATTACGCGTTCACGGTGGCCGGCTTCATCGGCCTGGCTACCCCCAACTTCCTGCTCGCGCTGATCCTGATGTACCTGACGTTCACCCACCTGGGCTGGAGCGTGGGCGGACTGTTCTCGCGCGAGTACGTGCTGGAGCCGTGGAGCATCGGCAAGGTGATCGACCTGCTCAAGCACCTGCCGATCCCGCTGATCGTGATCGGCACCGCCGGCACCGCGGAGATCATCCGCATCCTGCGCGGCTCGCTACTCGACGAGTTGTCCAAGCAGTACGTGATTACGGCGCGCGCCAAGGGACTGCGCGAGGGCATCATCCTGTTCAAGTACCCGGTACGGCTGGCCCTCAATCCGATCATCAGCACCATCGGCTACCTGCTGCCGGCGATCGTGGCGGGCGAGACCCTGGTGTCCATCGTGCTCAGCCTGCCCACCGTCGGCCCGCTGCTGCTGCGCGCCCTGCAGGCGCAGGACATGTACCTGGCCGGCAGCATGGTGATGCTGCTCAGCGGGTTGGCGATGATGGGCACGCTGGTGTCCGACCTGATGCTGGTAAGCATCGATCCCCGCATCCGCTTCGAGAACGAGGCACGGGCATGA
- a CDS encoding fatty acid desaturase, which produces MAQAATTAPANGTPAAYPPLDEVRRTMRVRWYRSPIDPRVLRGLMQRSDLKGWFQSVGPLVLLAASGLLTWHLFARQMWVGFAAALFLHGTMGSIYAAANHELTHGTVFRTKALNQFFKRFYALLTWFNFYDYAMSHTYHHRYTLHPNGDREEVLPRSPTFRFFFLVQILTLNFTGGPHTAGLIPVIGYTVKRALNRTGTGDRGGLASPKAEWLTAVYAGHPEELRKSVRWARLILLFHALVLAAAIVFQLWLLPVLVSLPIFIANFWRYVTHLPMHCGLRTNVADFRKCVRSIKLDPLSTFLYWRMNWHMEHHMYAGVPCYNLRRLGKAIAADTPEPKWVFAAWREMRATWRRQQVEPGYQYDVPLPATAQRPAEKSNGHGNADRLGASIGDLAPAVIAD; this is translated from the coding sequence ATGGCACAGGCGGCAACCACGGCGCCGGCAAACGGCACTCCCGCGGCCTACCCACCACTGGACGAGGTTCGGCGTACGATGCGAGTCCGGTGGTACCGGAGTCCGATCGATCCACGCGTGCTGCGCGGCCTGATGCAGCGCAGCGACCTGAAGGGCTGGTTCCAGTCGGTGGGGCCGCTGGTCCTGCTGGCGGCGAGCGGACTGCTGACCTGGCACCTGTTTGCCCGGCAGATGTGGGTCGGGTTCGCGGCGGCGCTGTTCCTGCACGGCACCATGGGCAGCATCTACGCGGCGGCCAACCACGAGCTGACCCACGGCACCGTGTTTCGTACCAAGGCGCTCAACCAGTTCTTCAAGCGCTTCTACGCGCTGCTCACCTGGTTCAACTTCTACGACTACGCGATGAGCCACACCTATCACCATCGCTACACGCTGCACCCGAACGGCGACCGCGAGGAGGTGTTGCCGCGCTCGCCCACGTTCCGCTTCTTCTTCCTGGTGCAGATCCTTACCCTCAACTTCACCGGCGGCCCCCATACCGCCGGGTTGATTCCGGTCATCGGGTACACCGTCAAGAGGGCACTGAACAGAACGGGTACCGGCGATCGGGGCGGCCTCGCATCCCCCAAGGCGGAGTGGCTGACAGCGGTCTACGCCGGCCACCCCGAGGAGCTGCGCAAGTCGGTACGCTGGGCGCGCCTGATCCTGCTGTTCCACGCCCTGGTGCTGGCCGCGGCAATCGTGTTTCAGCTCTGGCTGCTGCCGGTGCTGGTCAGCCTGCCGATATTCATCGCCAACTTCTGGCGCTACGTCACCCACCTGCCGATGCATTGCGGGCTGCGCACCAACGTGGCCGACTTCCGCAAGTGCGTGCGCTCCATCAAGCTCGACCCGCTCAGCACGTTCCTGTACTGGCGCATGAACTGGCACATGGAGCATCACATGTACGCCGGCGTGCCGTGCTACAACCTGCGCCGCCTCGGCAAGGCGATCGCGGCGGACACCCCCGAGCCCAAGTGGGTATTCGCCGCCTGGCGGGAGATGCGCGCCACTTGGCGCCGGCAGCAGGTCGAGCCCGGCTACCAGTACGACGTGCCGCTGCCGGCCACGGCGCAACGACCGGCGGAGAAGTCGAACGGCCACGGCAACGCCGATCGCCTGGGGGCGTCGATCGGAGACTTGGCGCCAGCGGTGATCGCCGACTGA
- a CDS encoding glycoside hydrolase family 32 protein has product MLKRELRINHRYLILPVRRRTAAEARGQWGGNMRLCRDGQVLRHFDIDLADGSGDYQVFSDLQPFLGQRLQVEFEGTGAASLDGLRLAAEPVPPESLYRERLRPQFHFSSRRGWNNDPNGLFCFGGEYHLLYQHNPYSVEWGNLHWGHAVSRDLVHWSERPVALYPDALGAMSTGSTVVDYANTSGLGSPGAPAIVAVYTAGHASWTPGFVQCLAISTDGGTTWSKYDGNPVIEHIVHRNRDPKVIWHPETGRWVMVLYMDRFDYAIFTSPNLLQWERVSDLELPRCTECPELFPLALDGEQKWVFWGANTTYLVGSFDGRTFHPEQGPRKLQPDGNGYAAQTWSDVPPEDGRRIQMAWLRQQMPGMPWGQCMTVAHSLGLQRRGDQVVLTADPVRELESLRAERWQVADTEIAPARPLEAEVSGELLDVEAELELGSSDCVGVVVRGVPVFYDRRLGALCCGEYTVPMPEPDGPFAWRILADRASLELYADGGAVNIAAGVILPEWERSVRLVAAGGSAVAKRVTVARLRSAWPLVEV; this is encoded by the coding sequence GTGCTGAAGCGCGAGTTACGAATAAACCACCGCTACCTGATCCTTCCGGTGCGCCGGCGAACAGCCGCCGAGGCAAGAGGTCAGTGGGGCGGAAACATGCGCCTGTGCCGCGACGGGCAGGTGCTGCGACACTTCGACATCGACTTGGCGGACGGCAGCGGCGACTACCAGGTGTTCAGCGACCTGCAGCCGTTTCTCGGGCAGCGGCTGCAGGTGGAGTTCGAGGGTACCGGAGCGGCGTCGCTCGACGGCCTGCGGCTGGCGGCCGAGCCGGTGCCGCCGGAGTCGCTGTACCGAGAGCGGCTGCGGCCGCAGTTCCACTTCTCTTCGCGGAGAGGCTGGAACAACGACCCCAACGGCCTGTTCTGCTTCGGCGGCGAGTATCACCTGCTGTATCAGCACAATCCGTACAGCGTCGAATGGGGCAACCTGCACTGGGGGCACGCGGTGAGCCGCGACCTGGTGCACTGGAGCGAGCGGCCTGTGGCCCTGTACCCGGATGCGCTGGGCGCCATGTCCACCGGCAGCACCGTGGTGGATTACGCCAACACCTCCGGCCTGGGCAGCCCGGGCGCACCGGCGATCGTCGCCGTCTACACCGCCGGCCACGCTTCCTGGACGCCGGGCTTCGTGCAGTGCCTGGCCATTTCCACCGACGGCGGAACTACCTGGAGCAAGTACGACGGCAACCCGGTGATCGAGCACATCGTGCACCGCAATCGCGATCCCAAGGTGATCTGGCATCCCGAGACCGGGCGCTGGGTGATGGTGCTGTACATGGACCGTTTCGACTATGCGATCTTCACCTCGCCCAATCTGCTGCAGTGGGAGCGCGTCAGCGACCTGGAGCTGCCGCGTTGCACCGAGTGCCCGGAGCTGTTTCCACTCGCCCTGGACGGGGAGCAGAAGTGGGTGTTCTGGGGAGCCAACACGACCTACCTGGTGGGCTCCTTCGACGGGCGCACCTTCCACCCGGAGCAGGGGCCGCGCAAGCTGCAGCCGGACGGCAACGGCTATGCCGCGCAGACCTGGAGCGACGTGCCGCCGGAGGATGGCCGCCGGATCCAGATGGCGTGGCTGCGGCAGCAGATGCCGGGCATGCCGTGGGGCCAGTGCATGACCGTTGCGCACAGCCTGGGGCTGCAGCGCCGCGGCGATCAGGTGGTGCTCACCGCGGACCCGGTGCGGGAGTTGGAGAGCTTGCGGGCGGAGCGCTGGCAGGTTGCCGATACCGAGATTGCGCCGGCGCGGCCGCTGGAGGCCGAGGTGAGCGGCGAGCTGCTGGACGTGGAGGCGGAGTTGGAACTGGGCTCTTCCGACTGCGTGGGCGTGGTGGTGCGCGGCGTACCGGTGTTCTACGATCGGCGCCTCGGTGCGCTGTGCTGCGGCGAGTACACGGTGCCGATGCCGGAGCCGGACGGGCCGTTCGCCTGGCGCATCCTGGCCGACCGCGCATCGTTGGAGCTGTACGCGGACGGCGGCGCGGTGAACATCGCGGCCGGCGTCATCCTGCCCGAGTGGGAGCGCTCGGTGCGGCTGGTGGCGGCCGGAGGCAGCGCGGTGGCGAAGCGGGTGACGGTGGCGCGGTTGCGGTCGGCGTGGCCGTTGGTGGAGGTTTGA
- a CDS encoding TauD/TfdA family dioxygenase, with translation MSELDVTPIAGALGAEVRGVDLGGSLDAATVAEIRQALLDHLVISFPAQELTPKSLLAFARCLGDPLEYPQLQGLPEAPLVTAVTKLEHERVAFGGVWHTDTSYLEQPPLGSLLYAVELPPYGGDTLFANQYLAYERLSEGLREALAGMTAIYTSTKPAVAATREDRLRERGVQAKVLTSEHPVVRTHPETGRKALYVNCGHTSHFKGWSEAESQPLLEYLFQHQVQPQFTCRLRWQPGTLAIWDNRCTQHLPINDYDGFRRVMHRVTLAGDQPA, from the coding sequence ATGTCCGAGCTTGATGTAACTCCGATTGCGGGCGCCCTGGGAGCCGAGGTGCGCGGCGTGGACCTCGGCGGCTCGCTGGACGCCGCCACCGTGGCCGAGATCCGGCAGGCGCTCCTGGACCACTTGGTGATTTCTTTCCCGGCGCAGGAGTTGACGCCGAAGTCGCTGCTCGCGTTCGCACGCTGCCTCGGCGATCCGCTCGAGTATCCGCAGTTGCAGGGCCTGCCGGAGGCGCCGCTGGTGACCGCGGTTACCAAGCTGGAGCACGAGCGGGTGGCCTTCGGCGGCGTGTGGCACACCGACACCAGCTACCTGGAGCAACCGCCGCTCGGCAGCCTGCTGTACGCGGTGGAGCTGCCGCCATACGGCGGCGACACCCTGTTCGCCAACCAGTACCTGGCCTACGAGCGCCTGTCCGAGGGGTTGCGCGAGGCCCTTGCCGGCATGACCGCCATCTACACGTCGACCAAGCCGGCGGTGGCGGCCACGCGCGAGGACCGCTTGCGCGAGCGCGGCGTGCAGGCCAAGGTGCTCACCAGCGAACACCCGGTGGTGCGCACCCACCCGGAGACGGGGCGCAAGGCGCTGTACGTCAACTGCGGGCACACGTCGCACTTCAAGGGCTGGAGCGAGGCGGAGAGCCAGCCGCTGCTGGAGTACCTGTTTCAGCACCAGGTGCAGCCGCAGTTCACCTGCCGCCTGCGCTGGCAGCCCGGCACCCTGGCGATCTGGGACAACCGCTGCACCCAGCACCTGCCGATCAACGACTACGACGGCTTCCGCCGCGTCATGCACCGCGTCACCCTGGCCGGCGACCAGCCGGCGTAA